In Effusibacillus pohliae DSM 22757, the sequence TGAGCGCGCCTGCCCCGATCGCCTGAAGTTCGGCGGCCCCCCGTTCGCGGAGTACGCCTGCAAGTGCGCCGGCCACAGAGTTAGGGTTGGACTTTGCTGAAACTTTTAATACTTCCATAGACATGGACCTCCAGGAGTGAGAAATTTTCTGCGACTCACTTTTACTATATTCGCACTCTAACAGAAAATTCCTTCCTTCCGGTTGCAAATTTTCTAAAAATTTGCGTGTACCACCGTTACAAAATGAAACTACCTTAACGAAATGCGGGTGACGGAAGAGGCCGTCCCTTTGTCAGTGAGATCAACCACGACCGCGTTCAGCATGGCAGGCCCCGTTTCCACATCAAACCGGACCGGCATCTGGGTGAGAAACCGCTGCAGCACCTGCTCCTTTTTGATGCCGATGATGCCGTTGACAGGGCCGCACATCCCGACATCCGTCAAATAGGCAGTGCCGCCCGGCAAAATCTGTTCATCCGCCGTCTGCACATGCGTATGCGTACCGATCACGGCCGAGACGCGTCCATCGACGTAATGGGCGAACGCCAATTTTTCCGAGGTCGCCTCCGCATGGAAATCGACAAACACATGTTTCGTTCGCGGTTCAATCTCCGCCAAAATGCGGTCGATCGCGGCAAACGGAGAATCGTAATCCCCCATAAACACCCGTCCGATCAGATTGACGACCGCCACTTGCAGCACCCCGATCTTCACCAGTGTATAGCCGATGCCGGGAACCCCCGGCGGAAAATTGGCCGGCCGCACGATCCGCCTGTCATGCTCAATGTACCCGAAAATCTCCCGGTTGTCCCAAACGTGGTTGCCCATCGTCAAAATATCGATCTGCGCATCAAACAACTGCTCCGCCAGCTTCGGCGTAATTCCGCGGCCGTTGGCCACATTTTCCGCGTTCGCGATGATCAGGTCAGGGCGGTATTGTTCCAGCAATCCGGGCAATCGGGCGGCGACGATCGAACGCCCCGGCTGCCCGACGATATCTCCGAGAAACAAAATTCTCACACCGCACTCTCCTAACGATTTGCCGGAATTTCTTTCATCATACCACAAACTGCGAACGCCGGCGCGGCTACCTGTTGTACACGAACACCTTGCCGCCTTCCCGGTACGCGATGATCGGCCTGTCTTCCACCAAAATGTCGCGATGACCGAGCAGGCGGTCGATGAGCTCGTCCTGCACGTCTTTCATATCGTCATCCACCAACAGCGGTTCGAGCGCCACCTCGTTGGCAAAATGGTTTCGCAACACGGACGTCAGCAGGCAAATTTCACCCGCGCAAATCCGCTGAATCGATTGTTGATAGGTGAGCAGCGTGATGTCCTCCAAAGGAGTAAACTGCAATTTCCCGATCGGCGAAAAATCGCGATCCAGCTCGGCACAAGCCGCAAAATGCGCGATCAGGTCTTGCGTGCAGGCTTCCCGTTTCCCGCCATCCAGGTTCCCCTGCAGAAAAAACGAAAAAATCAGCGACTGGCTGTCCGGCTCATACCGCACAGAAGCCACTTCCGGATAGCGAATCAGCATCGACACCAGCAAATGGGCGGCAGCCGATTCATGTCTACGAACATGCATTTCATCCACTACTTTCCAGTCTGCAACATTCGGGAGTAATGGCGGCTTCCGCCATTCCCGATAGGTATTTCGCTGTTTGTCGGGAAATTCCTGCAGA encodes:
- a CDS encoding TIGR00282 family metallophosphoesterase gives rise to the protein MRILFLGDIVGQPGRSIVAARLPGLLEQYRPDLIIANAENVANGRGITPKLAEQLFDAQIDILTMGNHVWDNREIFGYIEHDRRIVRPANFPPGVPGIGYTLVKIGVLQVAVVNLIGRVFMGDYDSPFAAIDRILAEIEPRTKHVFVDFHAEATSEKLAFAHYVDGRVSAVIGTHTHVQTADEQILPGGTAYLTDVGMCGPVNGIIGIKKEQVLQRFLTQMPVRFDVETGPAMLNAVVVDLTDKGTASSVTRISLR